The Pseudochaenichthys georgianus chromosome 8, fPseGeo1.2, whole genome shotgun sequence genome has a segment encoding these proteins:
- the tspan10 gene encoding tetraspanin-10, translating to MRRYLGLKRIFLPWSRRDTTQNESSPLIPKASSAKEGDEERDNVTPESCQVGRDNQQDDSRVLVSNQPHYRYSFTDYFLKYFLFLCNLVFTVLGLVVLGLGMWGLLSKESFAQEKIGSIGTDPMLILVSLGFVLTLLCLSGCLGALRENCSLLKLFSATVLALITAQVLAGIVAYSLQGQVGSYLRSGMLAAMVHYQDDLDLRFIADEIQTNLQCCGADNYRDWELNIYYNCSAPGVLACGVPATCCVDPLENGTVWNSQCGLGARLLDEFSAQSVIFLGGCLGGMSRWIEQHEGLIGTVGIVVLGVQILTLFISTRLLERIHWHKMYM from the exons ATGAGGAGATATTTGGGGCTAAAAAGGATTTTTTTGCCATGGTCGAGGAGGGACACCACGCAGAATGAGTCCAGTCCACTAATACCGAAG GCAAGCTCTGCAAAAGAGGGCGACGAGGAGCGTGACAATGTTACCCCTGAAAGTTGCCAAGTTGGACGAGACAATCAACAGGACGACAGCCGTGTATTAGTAAGCAACCAACCCCACTACAGATATTCCTTTACGGACTATTTCCTCAAATATTTCCTGTTCCTATGTAATCTGGTGTTCACAGTTCTGGGTCTTGTGGTTCTTGGCCTGGGGATGTGGGGCCTCCTCAGCAAAGAGTCGTTTGCTCAGGAGAAGATCGGCAGTATCGGCACTGACCCAATGCTGATTCTTGTGTCTCTCGGCTTTGTGCTGACCCTGCTCTGCCTGTCAGGCTGTTTGGGCGCCTTGAGAGAGAACTGCTCATTACTGAAGCTGTTCTCTGCCACGGTGCTGGCACTCATCACAGCCCAGGTGCTGGCTGGCATTGTCGCCTACAGTCTACAAGGTCAGGTCGGAAGCTACCTGCGCTCAGGGATGTTAGCTGCCATGGTACACTACCAGGATGACCTGGATCTGAGGTTCATCGCGGACGAGATTCAGACAAATCTTCAATGCTGTGGGGCAGATAACTACCGTGACTGGGAACTCAACAT ATATTACAACTGCTCAGCTCCAGGAGTGCTGGCCTGTGGCGTCCCTGCAACATGCTGTGTGGATCCTTTGGAGAATGGCACAGTGTGGAACTCTCAGTGTGGTTTAGGAGCCCGGCTGCTGGATGAGTTCAGTGCTCAGAGTGTGATCTTCCTGGGCGGCTGTCTGGGGGGAATGTCGCGCTGGATTGAGCAGCACGAGGGCCTGATAGGAACAGTTGGAATAGTTGTACTAGGAGTCCAGATTCTGACTCTGTTTATCTCTACACGACTGTTAGAACGTATCCACTGGCATAAAATGTACATGTAA